The window aaaacttaaCTTCCctcctaccttttttttttctgcctctgcAACAAAGGGTACTTTGTATAGACTTCATGTTGATGTTATTTGCATTCTTCCTCTAGATGTCTGCACCTCCTTTGCCAATCACATCTCCCTCCCCAGTAACGCCCTCCCCCCGAGACCCCTCGCATCTGATAGCCACTGAGATGATTCAGCTGAGGatgaagctggaggagaaacgGAGAGCCATTGAAGCCCAAAAGAAGAAGGTGAAAGATCAGGACAAAGAAAGACAGTGAGTAACATAGCGTTGGATATAAAGGTCCACACTGCGTCGCTCTCCTCACAGGTGGAAGCAGCTTTCACCCGCCACCGCCAGAGGATGGGCAGGACCGCCTTCCTAAATGTAGTGAGGAGAAAAGGAATCACCGCTCCCCTCAGCCCGAGCGCGGCAGAAGCGCCGTCTCCAGAACCACCCACGGCCTCCAAGGAAAGCAACCAGGGCAGCATGGAGCGGGCGGAGAGGTGCAAGCCAGACGGGGCAGCTCCTAAATCCCCGTGtgaggagggtggaggtgagTCTTTGCTTTAAAGAGCTGTATACTTCACGGCAGAAGTAGAAATGATTGCTGAAGTCACATGACCCTGACCCGCGTATCCGACACAGGGACGTCTCCGGGAGAAATCGACCTGACGGAATACACTCGCTCCATTGAGAGGATGAACACTTCGTTGGGCTTCCTGCAGACAGAGATGCAGCGTTTGgcccagcagcaggagaagatcATGTCCATGAGGGAGGAACAGCAGCAATCCTGGGTCATTCCTCCTCCCGCTCCGTCTCCACACAGGTATCACTCAATGGCAGAGGAAAAAGACGGAGGATATGTCTCTGCTGGGAACAAATAGATGACCTGCTGCGCTCTCTTCCACACAGGCAGCTGCGCGAGTTGCGTAGCAGCAGCGTGACCGGCCGAGGGTCGGGTCGAGGCTCCGTCGGGTCCTTATCTCCCATCCTTTCTTCCTCCGGCTCTCCTCGCCCTCCCAACCGCTCCCCCGCAGGCATTAAGCGGCGTCCGGCCTCCTTCCACGCCAGGACTCCCAGGACCCCGCGACCAAACGATCTGAAGGTCACGCCTTTCAGTCGAATGCTAAACACCCAGACCTCAGTGGACAGCCTCCCCCGGCTAAGACGTTTCAACCCCagccagaaccagaacagctCGTTTGCTTACCTGGGCCACGACGAGGGGCCTCTGGAAGGACAAAACCAAGAGGCCAAGGACCACAGAGAAAACACCAAGGACAAAGAAGATCTGGTGGTGAAGACGAGTGCTGGCACTCCTCAGCTGTCTGCTAAAGAAGCAGCCAAAGAGAAGGAAGATGAGCGACAGAAGGAAAGGACGGGGGAAGTCCAGCCGGCGAGTTCATCGGAGGTGTTGAGTCAACCGGTGTCTGAGATCCAAAGGCCCACAGGCGGCCGGGTCAGGGAACAACCCCAGGACAGAAGACACCTGGTGGAGGTGACTCTGTCCGGGCTGAAACCTCCAGGAGGACGACCCAGCGGCCCCGAGACGGGAGGGGGCGAAGGAGATGTAGAGGCGGGAGGTGACCCACTtggaaaagaccaaaaaatgtgctGTGGATTCTTCTTCAAGGTGAGCGGCAGCGACAGAATGGTCGTAAGAAAATAGTCCAAACATGTTTTGAAGGCTTTGAATCTGTATTTCTCTCCACGTCCCCGTCCATTTAAACACCAGGATGACGTGAAAGCGGAAGAGGACATGGCAGCAAAGAAAGCATTTCTGCTGGAGAAGAGGCTCCGTAGGGAGAAAGAGACCCAGGAGAAGAAGCAACAGCAGGAGGTGGACCACGAGCAGAAGAGGGAGGCCGCGCGGTCCGTTTCACTTTACTTTGCCAAACACTGTCCCCACCTCTATGGCGCCCGTCCACGCCGTGTGTCTTTTGAACTCAGGCGTGCAGTGGCACAATAACATCTGTTTTCTCGGTCTCCTCCCCCAGTTTGAAAGCTGACGAGGATCAGCAGAAGAAGGATCAGGAGAAGGCCAGGAGGGAATACATCAAGCAGGAGTTCATGAGGAGGAATCAGCTGAAGCTGATGGAGAACGTGGACGAGGTCACCAAGCCCCGATCTGGGAGTCTCAAGAAGAAGCCGCGGCCAAAGTCCATCCACAGGGACGTCATGGAGTCCCTCACGCCCCCCGTGAGAGCAACAGGTGAGCGACATCCAAACCGCACGCGCAAACACCGCCACGCAAAGCCGCACTGCTGAGGCCCCCTGTGTTGCAGGCGTGCGTCCTCGAGGCTTCTCGGTGTCCAGCATTTCTTTGGCGTCGCTCaatctggccgacgacgaccaGCCAAATAACAGGAAGAACAACAGGTGAGCCCCGTCTGTctgcctgtgggggggggggggggggggggtttagggatGTAAGAAGCATAACAAGATGAAACAGTCTTAACTGCACACGCCTTCGTCCATTGAAAAAAGAGCTGTGCCTCTGTATGTATTTGGTAGGAACATGAGATCCAAATTTTGAAATCGCAAATTGGTGATTAACCAAGAACAGAGATGCCACAGCTGAATCTCTCAGCATCACGCAAGTAATGCTTTTAATATCTGCTTAACTAGAACAAGTAGTTCAGAATtactttcattttcacattttctaaCATCGCATTGGGTTGGTGCAGTTCACCAGCCCTCACTTTATTGCCACCAATGAGTTCAACACATCTTACCACATGTTATTTTGTAAGACACAGATATCAGAACATACACTGTGGCTGTAGTCTGAAGGGGGGGTTTGTGACGTTATTTTTAAGTATTGGCTTTCATGAGGCTTTTCTTAAATTCTCTTCTATCCATTTCTCATTTGTCTCTGCACGCGTCCCTCAGAGGCAATAAAGTAGCCCACGTCCCGTTCTTTCTTAGCTCTCccaaagagagaaagggaaggtTAGTAATGCTCCGGACGGTGATTCCAGAGACAAATCCTACTGTATTGTGGCGCCATTAACTCGATGTGACTCATTTAACATTCTTTCAACACGGACTCATATGAAAGCAGACGGATGTCCGATAATCTGACATATTGCACATTCCTGCCGTTCTTTGCTTCCGCATTGAGGTGCCTGCTACGGGACCTGCGTGGCTGAGATGTTTTTTGCGCCTCGGCTCTCCTGCTTTTCGCGGTGTTGTCCTCGGGCTTCGCTctctccatgtttttttttgggctgGTCTGCGTTTCACCGCCTGTGTTCCGCTGCTTCCTCGGCAAGCGCCCGAGCTCACGCCTCACAGAAGCCGCCAAGACGCCGCCGAGACTTTTCCTTTGCTTGGCTGAACAGGCGTCGGAGAACGATCATTATGATGTAATGCAGGACAACAGGCGGGGGGGGTTTAGAATTGTGTCACAGCGTCTGACCTTGTTTTACCACGTCTctctgtatgtgcatgtctgtcCGTGCCATCTGTCGCCGTACGCTTCCATACACACGCTTCTGTGTCATCGACCTTCACGTGCTGTCtgtttgtggggttttttcGTCGTCGTGTCATTCGTCTCGTCTGTGTGTGATATCGTCTCCAGGCCGGACTCTGCAGAGGGTTTTTCTTCTTGTCCTTCGACCGGCAGTCGCAACGAAGAGAAGGATTGGGAAAATGACTCCACCACCTCATCCACGCCGTCCAACAACGAGTACACAGGTAGAAGACATGCCTGTAATCAACACATCGTTTGATGGGATTAACGCCGAGACTTATAGGCCTTATTCCCACAGGACCCAAACTATACAAGGAGCCGAGCGCCAAGTCCAACAAGTACATCATCCAAAACGCCCTGGCTCACTGCTGCCTGGCCGGCAAGGTCAACGAAGGGCAAAAGAACAAGATACTTGATGTACGTTTTGCAgatatgtgtctgtgtttttctgcattAAATATGCCGCAGCAAACCAACACTCTTCTCTCCCCGACTCTTCGTGCAGGAAATGGAGAAATCCGAAGCCAATAACTTCCTTTTGTTGTTCCGTGACGCCGGGTGCCAGTTCAGGTCCGTGTACGCCTACTGCCCGGAGACGGAGGAGATCACCAAACTGGCCGGCATCGGGCCGAAGAGCATCACCGTCAAGATGATCGAGGGCCTGTACAAGTACAACTCGGACCGGAAGCAGTTCAGCCTGATCCCGGCCAAAACGATGTCCGCCAGCGTGGACGCCATCACCATCGCCAGCCACCTGTGGCAAACCAAGAAGCAGGCCACGCCCAAAAAACTGCACGCCAAGTAGCACCAATGTGGCCGGGCGGGCGAGATGTGGACTCTCTGGAAAGAACACGGGAGGagagttttttttcattcaacggACACGCGGCGCCGCCGCAATAAATCACAACTGGAATGTAGAACACAAGTGGGTGCCATAGACGTTGCTGTTTACTGAGTTGACTGTTACGCTCCGAAGTACCTAAACGCAACACGAGTGTTTACTAGCATGTGTATCGATGTTCTCatgtgccaaaaaaaaaagagaaagaaaaaggaaaaaaggcggACCGATACCGTACGAAGTTGAACCACTGAAGCGCTGAATGTCACGCCTCACCAAGAGGCCGTTTGGTTTCTACACGTTTGATCATGTGTGGCCTTATGCTTGTTTTGTTGTCATACGGATGAGCTGTGTGTTGGCGTCAGTGTGTCAGCGCCTGTTGAAACACACTATTGTGATACAGGAGAGTTTGTGTGCACTCGCGGCGTCTGGGATCAGATTACGCCCTCTTCCGTTGTTACAGTGAGTCTGTCCGATCCGCGATCAGGTGGAAGCAACATCTTTTATAGGAATTATGAGTTACGAAACATGAGTCTTTAGttcttgcattttttttcttacatgtgactgaaaaacatttaaa is drawn from Gasterosteus aculeatus chromosome 3, fGasAcu3.hap1.1, whole genome shotgun sequence and contains these coding sequences:
- the camsap2b gene encoding calmodulin-regulated spectrin-associated protein 2 isoform X2, coding for MGDAAEDIILRGMRRTFIVPSIKSFDHYDFTRAKISCSLTWLVAKAFGSDAVPEELAEPLYRDQYNQEHLKPPVACLLQSAELYCRAGSLILRSDAVKPLLGHNAVIQALAQKGLYVTDQDRLVTERDLASTPIHMSSHLALIDTLMMAYTVEMVSVERVMTCINRCSSAEPSHMDGHLQELPYDTEDAIHTWINKVNEHLRDILVEEQKLREASPQESDATTHKARYRKDHAQQRSAPSLPLVENLLKDNTDGCALTTLLHFYCPQAIRLEDICLKETMSLADSLYNLQLVQEFCRDNLNHCCHFSLEDMLYAHASIKSNYLVFMAELFWWFEVVKPSFVQPRVFDPDACEPVSACRNMAPVSSPIKQSYADGPDSPDNAPAQGIMKRSASMSYVDGCVGTWPKEKRSSCRGISFEIPLVGDPTVLPGEAPALGGMTRSASSDGLGFKVHYASRGGMKRHLSLMPVNVNGQGRHIAEEDEQFTCNKPLGRNNTFSVKNQSRYSNGVFPESNHHANRRSHISPSTPPSIEEALKIIHDTERPHASLGVGDGDNGFFLHGTEPPDPTDASGAKGQGDEQGSAEARLNDHDPNSMSTDEVDTGIHVRTEDIQSLDEDSSSLRDYSDIDPDCEAVTRSCPLPEQSEKEKSRERGREGVSGANHEGEMGDGSERGSPCPSSAPTIQRSHPGSPASSSGGSGGGVVRMTSFAEQKFRKLEGRSSGGTTPESSDLNVPYTQLPKSISFQMSAPPLPITSPSPVTPSPRDPSHLIATEMIQLRMKLEEKRRAIEAQKKKVEAAFTRHRQRMGRTAFLNVVRRKGITAPLSPSAAEAPSPEPPTASKESNQGSMERAERCKPDGAAPKSPCEEGGGTSPGEIDLTEYTRSIERMNTSLGFLQTEMQRLAQQQEKIMSMREEQQQSWVIPPPAPSPHRQLRELRSSSVTGRGSGRGSVGSLSPILSSSGSPRPPNRSPAGIKRRPASFHARTPRTPRPNDLKVTPFSRMLNTQTSVDSLPRLRRFNPSQNQNSSFAYLGHDEGPLEGQNQEAKDHRENTKDKEDLVVKTSAGTPQLSAKEAAKEKEDERQKERTGEVQPASSSEVLSQPVSEIQRPTGGRVREQPQDRRHLVEVTLSGLKPPGGRPSGPETGGGEGDVEAGGDPLGKDQKMCCGFFFKDDVKAEEDMAAKKAFLLEKRLRREKETQEKKQQQEVDHEQKREAARLKADEDQQKKDQEKARREYIKQEFMRRNQLKLMENVDEVTKPRSGSLKKKPRPKSIHRDVMESLTPPVRATGVRPRGFSVSSISLASLNLADDDQPNNRKNNRPDSAEGFSSCPSTGSRNEEKDWENDSTTSSTPSNNEYTGPKLYKEPSAKSNKYIIQNALAHCCLAGKVNEGQKNKILDEMEKSEANNFLLLFRDAGCQFRSVYAYCPETEEITKLAGIGPKSITVKMIEGLYKYNSDRKQFSLIPAKTMSASVDAITIASHLWQTKKQATPKKLHAK
- the camsap2b gene encoding calmodulin-regulated spectrin-associated protein 2 isoform X1, encoding MGDAAEDIILRGMRRTFIVPSIKSFDHYDFTRAKISCSLTWLVAKAFGSDAVPEELAEPLYRDQYNQEHLKPPVACLLQSAELYCRAGSLILRSDAVKPLLGHNAVIQALAQKGLYVTDQDRLVTERDLASTPIHMSSHLALIDTLMMAYTVEMVSVERVMTCINRCSSAEPSHMDGHLQELPYDTEDAIHTWINKVNEHLRDILVEEQKLREASPQESDATTHKARYRKDHAQQRSAPSLPLVENLLKDNTDGCALTTLLHFYCPQAIRLEDICLKETMSLADSLYNLQLVQEFCRDNLNHCCHFSLEDMLYAHASIKSNYLVFMAELFWWFEVVKPSFVQPRVFDPDACEPVSACRNMAPVSSPIKQSYADGPDSPDNAPAQGIMKRSASMSYVDGCVGTWPKEKRSSCRGISFEIPLVGDPTVLPGEAPALGGMTRSASSDGLGFKVHYASRGGMKRHLSLMPVNVNGQGRHIAEEDEQFTCNKPLGRNNTFSVKNQSRYSNGVFPESNHHANRRSHISPSTPPSIEEALKIIHDTERPHASLGVGDGDNGFFLHGTEPPDPTDASGAKGQGDEQGSAEARLNDHDPNSMSTDEVDTGIHVRTEDIQSLDEDSSSLRDYSDIDPDCEAVTRSCPLPEQSEKEKSRERGREGVSGANHEGEMGDGSERGSPCPSSAPTIQRSHPGSPASSSGGSGGGVVRMTSFAEQKFRKLEGRSSGGTTPESSDLNVPYTQLPKSISFQMSAPPLPITSPSPVTPSPRDPSHLIATEMIQLRMKLEEKRRAIEAQKKKVEAAFTRHRQRMGRTAFLNVVRRKGITAPLSPSAAEAPSPEPPTASKESNQGSMERAERCKPDGAAPKSPCEEGGGTSPGEIDLTEYTRSIERMNTSLGFLQTEMQRLAQQQEKIMSMREEQQQSWVIPPPAPSPHRQLRELRSSSVTGRGSGRGSVGSLSPILSSSGSPRPPNRSPAGIKRRPASFHARTPRTPRPNDLKVTPFSRMLNTQTSVDSLPRLRRFNPSQNQNSSFAYLGHDEGPLEGQNQEAKDHRENTKDKEDLVVKTSAGTPQLSAKEAAKEKEDERQKERTGEVQPASSSEVLSQPVSEIQRPTGGRVREQPQDRRHLVEVTLSGLKPPGGRPSGPETGGGEGDVEAGGDPLGKDQKMCCGFFFKDDVKAEEDMAAKKAFLLEKRLRREKETQEKKQQQEVDHEQKREAARLKADEDQQKKDQEKARREYIKQEFMRRNQLKLMENVDEVTKPRSGSLKKKPRPKSIHRDVMESLTPPVRATGVRPRGFSVSSISLASLNLADDDQPNNRKNNRGNKVAHVPFFLSSPKERKGRPDSAEGFSSCPSTGSRNEEKDWENDSTTSSTPSNNEYTGPKLYKEPSAKSNKYIIQNALAHCCLAGKVNEGQKNKILDEMEKSEANNFLLLFRDAGCQFRSVYAYCPETEEITKLAGIGPKSITVKMIEGLYKYNSDRKQFSLIPAKTMSASVDAITIASHLWQTKKQATPKKLHAK